A window of the Eremothecium cymbalariae DBVPG#7215 chromosome 5, complete sequence genome harbors these coding sequences:
- the AZF1 gene encoding Azf1p (similar to Ashbya gossypii ACR264W) has protein sequence MVGQSSSSTTGGTSQQRRGGTHGTGQSQQSRQDSMSMYTNFSQQRLSTDSSISSFLNIDGQGERGSGGGGGGGGGSGGGGGGSGTEIPYGRGYSIINAWPSSQNEHGGGGTNGGAAAFPTGRRTSEQLEPFSMPRFKTPSYSQGRSGNAVGHMQIGGGGGSGGSSGRGESVSSSKRNSIFFGTSETAELDFFNQATGGGPGGSSASGGPSGSSGNKMGPPVLKPGQVPPPGTHHQNEDIDVFFNHSLSRKNSIKFNADDFAEFQFKRRDSSVRATLDNNNYVPGPPPTNMNTKRSGQSLSPVGKDNDEMGIDPEVAVADASAVDDVEETLKRHLSPLMAGIANSNRSPVPTPSGTTGVAVNKHPGSNNERQHDSGEPKLKRQRTKKLATASSSSVNSSASTDHQMAAKLKEALTADDNDTATLEEARPLLGATKVDQLMLVIQARKKGVTEKVPRNADGSLMLEDAPSIIPPPSQLVGGVEKPKSRGVKQHECPYCHKCFTQSTHLEVHVRSHIGYKPFQCEYCGKRFTQGGNLRTHVRLHTGERPYECDKCGKRFSRKGNLAAHMLTHENHKPFQCKLDDCNKSFTQLGNMKAHQNRFHLQTLNRLTQKLAEMNPSEDMPSKERELLEYFASLYKNSNRGIKGRGKGNTRIVPSLDSEDDSKNSSAGPVNAGVQQRRQPYQGVQPGSTASPADHLPDPTIVAARALGSLKPIAKKKSLSDLNYSLEIDDPKDTDTNEFSFHEPAFGSRRTEETTTNAEKNSNGEVQFKNVFSGN, from the coding sequence atggtaGGTCAATCTTCGTCGTCGACAACGGGCGGTACGAGCCAGCAGAGACGGGGGGGGACGCATGGGACGGGTCAGTCGCAGCAGTCGAGACAAGATTCGATGTCGATGTATACGAATTTCAGCCAGCAGAGGTTGTCCACTGATTCTTCGATCTCTAGTTTTCTGAACATTGATGGGCAAGGGGAGCGTGGGAGTGGaggcggtggtggtgggggCGGGGGCAGCGGAGGAGGCGGTGGGGGGTCGGGGACGGAGATACCCTATGGCAGAGGCTATTCGATTATAAATGCTTGGCCTTCGAGCCAGAACGAGCATGGGGGAGGTGGAACGAATGGGGGGGCGGCTGCGTTTCCTACGGGGAGGAGGACGTCTGAGCAATTGGAGCCGTTTTCGATGCCGCGGTTCAAGACTCCTAGCTATTCGCAGGGGCGTTCAGGGAATGCTGTTGGGCATATGCAGATaggtggaggaggaggaagcGGCGGAAGTTCGGGGCGTGGTGAATCAGTGTCATCTTCGAAACGTAATTCAATATTCTTTGGGACTTCGGAGACTGCAGAATTGGATTTCTTTAATCAGGCCACGGGAGGCGGACCCGGGGGGTCATCAGCTTCGGGTGGTCCCAGTGGGTCTAGTGGGAACAAGATGGGGCCTCCCGTCTTGAAACCGGGCCAGGTGCCTCCTCCGGGCACGCATCACCAGAACGAGGATATTGACGTGTTCTTCAACCATTCGCTTTCGCGCAAGAATTCTATTAAATTCAATGCAGATGACTTTGCAGAGTTCCAGTTCAAAAGACGGGACTCGTCTGTTAGAGCTACTTTGGACAATAATAACTATGTACCAGGACCTCCTCCAACTAATATGAATACCAAGCGGAGCGGGCAGTCTCTGAGCCCGGTCGGAAAAGACAATGATGAGATGGGCATTGACCCTGAGGTGGCTGTAGCAGATGCGTCCGCAGTTGAcgatgttgaagaaactttaaaaagaCATTTATCGCCTTTGATGGCCGGTATCGCTAATAGTAACAGATCCCCAGTCCCCACGCCAAGTGGGACAACTGGTGTTGCTGTGAATAAGCATCCGGGTAGTAACAATGAAAGACAGCATGATTCGGGAGAAccaaaattgaaaagaCAAAGAACTAAAAAGCTAGCTACAGCATCATCGTCTTCTGTAAATTCGTCTGCCTCTACAGATCACCAAATGGCCGCCAAATTGAAGGAAGCATTGACAGCTGACGATAATGATACAGCCACCTTGGAAGAGGCTAGACCTCTGTTAGGAGCAACTAAAGTCGACCAACTAATGTTGGTTATCCAAGCAAGGAAAAAAGGTGTTACTGAAAAAGTACCCAGGAATGCGGATGGGTCACTAATGTTGGAGGATGCGCCGTCAATTATCCCGCCTCCCTCGCAATTGGTTGGTGGGGTAGAAAAGCCGAAATCTCGAGGTGTCAAACAGCACGAATGTCCATACTGCCACAAGTGTTTCACCCAGTCAACACATTTGGAAGTCCATGTCAGATCACACATAGGTTATAAACCCTTCCAATGTGAATATTGCGGTAAAAGGTTTACCCAAGGTGGTAACCTAAGGACTCATGTCCGATTGCATACTGGTGAAAGACCTTATGAATGTGACAAATGTGGTAAGCGCTTCTCTAGAAAGGGCAATTTAGCGGCACACATGTTGACGCATGAAAACCACAAACCATTTCAATGTAAATTGGATGATTGTAACAAGTCATTTACGCAGCTGGGAAACATGAAAGCCCATCAGAACAGATTTCATTTGCAAACTTTGAATAGGTTAACACAGAAACTAGCAGAAATGAATCCATCTGAAGATATGCCATCAAAAGAACGAGAACTGTTAGAATATTTCGCTTCTTTGTACAAAAACAGTAATAGAGGTATTAAGGGTAGAGGGAAGGGAAATACGCGGATCGTTCCTTCTCTAGATTCTGAGGAtgattccaaaaattctaGTGCTGGTCCAGTAAATGCAGGTGTCCAACAGCGGCGGCAGCCTTACCAAGGCGTTCAACCGGGTTCAACAGCTTCTCCCGCAGACCACCTTCCTGATCCAACCATTGTTGCAGCCAGAGCCCTTGGTTCTCTCAAGCCTattgcaaaaaagaagTCATTATCTGATTTGAACTATAGTCTAGAAATAGATGATCCGAAGGATACTGACACCAACGAATTTTCCTTCCATGAGCCTGCATTCGGTAGCAGAAGAACTGAAGAGACAACGACTAATGCAGAGAAGAATTCTAACGGTGAAGTCcaatttaaaaatgtttttTCTGGTAACTAA
- a CDS encoding uncharacterized protein (similar to Saccharomyces cerevisiae YNL115C), which yields MDGSNSNKSLKSENLVISMDVNGTTDHPSLNNIRGAYTSTPVLANTSSSITNPMNPKDAPGEDQEVSESRRLLSGGTMGIPSRRNIGNTDHVQNYYRSFSPNEIIPANEIDDINIMSEHLYLLRKNYWSFVHKWRVGINILVFVNCIWLVTTFISDFFFNIHLLRHNRLTSFQDITLIFVSIVANTMTFILSDIGYYSKIDQNLNILLCALASFNLIISLLVGYTRTRIGKLGVAIYIWAALSFGLGALSEWFLYDFHRKLQEESGNLDNDRQVLLNKRKTFKQWCYVGGRNLVKFVLLIFFFLFTLNNMLYLFDTWRVSKSLYSINLSSLNGERLNDVYDAYHWTSKSHDYKLHIRCHGNVVTESDTGSDIQPIILFEHGSSDTGYLSAEWIAELYRLNRVDRYCIYDRPGYGLSDSPPAPISIAMIAEDLKYALFNEANITGPFITVGYDMGGLVTQVFAAKNRDMVKAMMLIESWHEDVLLNSYLRDLLPGDTYDPDIRVRIPPELSKLSAFKSWWKGMWSTVGLKLQSSWLVAHHGSMERLLGRDLIYQGKYLRTKFLESFTNSILSYNDVINSHEVLSGMPTSLVSSKDMIKRYPHWGDWQRDLASMSERTKEWKVSDGGHSLYNYETGKKTLQDVLLRLIDDPK from the coding sequence ATGGATGGTTCCAATAGTAATAAGTCGCTGAAGTCCGAGAACCTGGTAATATCTATGGATGTTAATGGCACTACAGATCATCCATCTTTAAACAATATTAGGGGAGCCTACACTTCAACACCTGTGTTAGCAAATACGTCAAGTTCAATAACAAATCCAATGAATCCAAAGGATGCTCCTGGAGAAGACCAAGAGGTCTCTGAGTCCAGGCGACTACTAAGTGGTGGAACAATGGGTATTCCGTCAAGGCGGAACATAGGCAATACTGACCATGTACAAAATTACTATAGAAGTTTTAGTCCCAATGAAATTATCCCTGCTAATGAAATCGAtgatattaatattatgaGTGAGCATTTATATCTGTTGAGGAAAAACTATTGGAGTTTTGTTCATAAATGGAGGGTTGGAATAAACATTCTCGTATTTGTTAATTGTATTTGGCTTGTGACTACCTTTATAAGTgattttttcttcaatatccaTCTTCTAAGGCACAATAGATTAACAAGTTTTCAAGATATTACATTAATATTTGTTTCCATCGTAGCAAATACTATGACCTTCATTTTAAGTGACATTGGGTATTATTCGAAAATCGATCAGAATTTAAATATCCTTCTTTGCGCTTTAGCATCTTTCAATCTAATTATAAGTCTTTTAGTTGGCTatacaagaacaagaattggaaaattagGTGTTGCGATTTATATTTGGGCAGCGTTATCGTTTGGCCTTGGAGCCTTATCAGAATGGTTCTTATATGACTTTCATCGAAAATTACAAGAAGAGTCTGGTAATCTAGACAATGACAGACAAGTTCTATTGAATAAACGTAAGACATTTAAACAGTGGTGTTACGTTGGAGGACGGAACTTGGTCAAGTTTGTCcttttaattttcttctttctctttaCTTTGAACAATATGCTTTACTTATTCGATACCTGGCGtgtttcaaaatcattgTACAGTATTAATTTATCAAGTTTAAATGGTGAACGTCTAAATGATGTCTATGATGCTTACCACTGGACTAGTAAAAGCCATGACTACAAGTTACACATAAGATGTCACGGAAATGTAGTTACAGAATCAGACACGGGTTCTGACATTCAACCAATTATTTTGTTCGAACACGGTAGCTCTGATACTGGTTATCTATCAGCTGAGTGGATTGCGGAGTTGTATCGCCTCAATCGTGTGGATCGATACTGTATCTATGATCGTCCGGGATACGGCTTATCTGATTCTCCACCAGCCCCAATTTCAATTGCAATGATTGCTGAAGATTTGAAGTACGCTTTATTCAACGAAGCTAACATTACTGGTCCATTTATCACCGTTGGATACGATATGGGTGGCCTAGTAACGCAGGTTTTTGCTGCCAAGAATAGAGACATGGTGAAGGCAATGATGCTCATTGAATCATGGCATGAAGATGTCTTATTAAACAGCTATTTACGTGACCTCCTCCCAGGGGACACCTATGATCCAGATATCCGTGTCAGAATACCACCAGAACTCAGTAAGCTTAGTGCGTTCAAGTCATGGTGGAAAGGAATGTGGTCAACCGTTggtttgaagttgcaaTCCTCATGGCTGGTAGCTCATCATGGAAGCATGGAAAGATTACTTGGTCGTGATTTGATATATCAAGGGAAGTACTTAAGAACAAAGTTTCTAGAGAGCTTCACGAATTCTATTTTGAGTTATAATGATGTTATAAACAGTCATGAGGTTTTAAGCGGCATGCCCACCAGCTTGGTCAGCAGCAAGGATATGATCAAGCGGTACCCCCATTGGGGAGATTGGCAGCGTGACTTGGCTAGTATGTCTGAAAGGACAAAAGAATGGAAAGTTTCTGACGGTGGACATTCACTTTATAATTATGAGACAGGGAAAAAAACATTGCAAGATGTTCTATTGAGGTTAATCGATGACCCAAAATAA
- the TRS33 gene encoding Trs33p (similar to Ashbya gossypii ACR265C) has translation MEGNNKSGSEPQLDEHTKLQHQFKLFQESLPKVSIVAYQLLLNELVPLSVSIENNIQDMTSSIEVSDEDTSTETETETECELSEQLERMKIEEAALQPSHKLIQELYEANDSKRDHIYERLSQIGFQIGSKLTELLIYNNNPNLHFESMDLLAVMKFICRDVWKQLFGKQIDNLKTNHRGTFYLFDYDYQPIQDFSLDGEISEKELQMVEPYLEIPCGIIKGILASLGFKGDDQVDVTVSFVDIPKDRVVSPNQFSKGINFNVQVTRTE, from the coding sequence ATGGAGGGAAATAATAAGTCTGGTTCAGAGCCCCAGCTGGATGAACATACAAAGTTACAACATCAGttcaagttgtttcaaGAATCGTTACCGAAGGTCAGCATAGTAGCTTATCAGCTGCTATTAAACGAATTGGTCCCGCTGAGTGTGTCTatagaaaataatattcaaGATATGACTAGCAGCATTGAGGTCAGTGATGAAGATACTTCAACAGAAACCGAAACGGAGACTGAGTGTGAATTATCTGAACAGCTCGAGAGGATGaagattgaagaagcaGCTTTACAACCATCTCACAAATTGATACAAGAGTTATATGAGGCTAATGATTCCAAAAGGGATCATATTTACGAGCGATTAAGCCAGATTGGTTTCCAGATAGGCAGCAAACTTACAGAGCTATTAATTTATAACAACAATCCCAACTTACACTTTGAGTCCATGGACTTGCTAGCGGTGATGAAATTCATATGTAGAGATGTTTGGAAACAGCTATTTGGTAAGCAAATCGATAACTTGAAGACGAATCACAGAGGGAcgttttatttatttgattacGACTACCAGCCAATACAAGATTTCTCTTTAGATGGTGAAATATCGGAGAAGGAACTTCAAATGGTTGAACCTTATTTAGAAATTCCTTGTGGCAttattaaaggaattttaGCCTCTTTGGGGTTCAAAGGTGACGATCAAGTTGATGTGACTGTTTCATTTGTAGATATACCCAAGGACAGGGTGGTGTCCCCCAACCAATTCTCTAAGGGAATAAACTTCAATGTTCAAGTAACTAGAACCGAGTAG
- the MLS1 gene encoding malate synthase MLS1 (similar to Ashbya gossypii ACR268C): MVSISLERVRVLVDIDSEPRFRPSTTTASDILTKEALEFVALLHRTFNGRRKELLVNRRRVQAMLDSGEYRFEFLPETKWIREDPTWQGPVLAPGLVNRSTEITGPPVRNMLVNALNSPVNTYMTDFEDSLAPTWENISQGQVNLYDAVRDKLGFVTSQKAYKLNGKISELPTIIVRPRGWHMEDKHISVDDEPISASLLDFGLYFFHNAYKLVDIGKGPYFYLPKMEHHMEAKLWNDVFNVAQDYIGMTRGTIRATVLIETLPAAFQMEEIIWQLRQHSSGLNCGRWDYIFSTIKKLRNQSDHVLPDRDQVTMTSPFMDAYVKRLISTCHRRGVHAMGGMAAQIPIKGDAAANEAALAKVRNDKIRELKNGHDGSWVAHPALAPICNSVFKDMGTPNQIHYIPEVDVTAFDLVNTSISGARITVAGIKQNLDIGLQYMEAWLRGSGCVPINNLMEDAATAEVSRCQLHQWVKHKVRLSDTGEQVTPSLMRKLLKERADYLARSSPAGSSNKFATAAAYLEPEITGERFSDFLTTLLYDEIVTTKSNSYGNSSRL; encoded by the coding sequence ATGGTATCGATTAGTTTAGAGAGAGTGAGGGTGTTGGTGGATATAGATTCTGAGCCGAGGTTCAGACCTTCTACTACGACGGCGAGTGATATTTTGACGAAGGAGGCTTTGGAGTTTGTTGCTTTATTACATCGGACTTTTAATGGGCGTCGGAAGGAGTTGCTTGTGAATCGGCGGCGGGTGCAGGCGATGTTGGATAGCGGGGAGTATAGGTTTGAGTTTCTGCCTGAGACGAAGTGGATCCGGGAGGATCCTACTTGGCAGGGGCCGGTGCTGGCGCCTGGGTTGGTGAACCGGTCTACGGAGATTACGGGGCCACCGGTCAGGAATATGTTGGTTAATGCTTTGAATTCGCCTGTGAACACTTACATGACGGATTTTGAGGATTCGCTGGCGCCAACATGGGAGAATATCAGTCAGGGGCAAGTGAATTTGTACGATGCGGTCAGGGATAAGCTTGGGTTCGTGACGTCGCAGAAGGCATATAAGTTGAACGGGAAGATTTCTGAGTTGCCTACTATAATTGTTCGGCCTCGTGGGTGGCATATGGAGGATAAGCATATTTCGGTTGATGATGAGCCTATTAGTGCGTCTTTGTTGGATTTCggattatattttttccACAATGCCTACAAGTTGGTAGATATTGGGAAGGGGCCTTACTTTTATTTGCCCAAGATGGAGCATCATATGGAGGCCAAGCTCTGGAATGATGTTTTTAATGTGGCCCAGGATTACATTGGGATGACTCGGGGTACAATTAGAGCTACGGTGTTGATTGAGACGTTGCCTGCGGCGTTCCAGATGGAGGAAATCATCTGGCAGTTGAGACAGCATTCTTCGGGGTTGAATTGTGGGCGTTGGGATTATATTTTCAGCACTATTAAGAAGTTACGCAATCAATCGGACCATGTGTTGCCTGACAGGGACCAGGTGACGATGACTTCCCCTTTTATGGATGCGTATGTGAAGAGATTGATATCCACCTGTCACAGGCGCGGTGTGCATGCTATGGGCGGTATGGCTGCGCAAATCCCCATCAAAGGCGACGCCGCCGCTAACGAGGCGGCCTTGGCCAAAGTCCGTAACGATAAGATCAGAGAACTTAAAAACGGGCATGATGGCTCCTGGGTCGCGCACCCTGCTCTAGCGCCAATCTGCAACAGTGTGTTCAAGGATATGGGCACGCCAAACCAGATCCACTACATCCCAGAGGTTGATGTCACGGCGTTCGACTTGGTCAATACCTCGATTTCTGGTGCCAGAATTACGGTTGCCGGTATCAAACAGAACCTTGACATTGGTTTGCAATACATGGAGGCCTGGTTACGTGGAAGCGGCTGTGTGCCAATCAATAACCTGATGGAGGATGCGGCCACAGCTGAAGTTTCGCGTTGTCAGTTGCATCAATGGGTCAAACACAAGGTAAGACTCTCTGATACTGGTGAACAGGTCACGCCTTCCCTAATGCGTAAGCTACTAAAAGAGCGCGCAGACTACTTGGCACGTTCTAGCCCTGCAGGTTCCAGCAACAAGTTTGCGACCGCAGCTGCCTACTTGGAGCCTGAGATTACGGGTGAAAGGTTCTCAGACTTCTTGACTACCCTGCTGTATGACGAAATCGTCACCACCAAGTCGAATTCCTAcggcaacagcagcagacTCTGA
- a CDS encoding uncharacterized protein (similar to Ashbya gossypii ACR267C), which translates to MAGESQRRRGQSFNSILTSFGIRQQTNDSTSTTNSQYGVQPMDIHPSSNHTPSQVSLTSNITPTATGAAHGNVMNNGGTVNLTNMLGTTPFDQEEPPQSISVGPTNSATLVQPAASQVSSQLPITLVLGQPDQALTNSGNHNIASSAFEGKDASSASLKNVRHFIYPAVPPIDANKLHLDLPQDGRLVELLDDHTLKLRRDKNGLFSIRLTPFIDHSTTNNPGLFFDPIVRTAGPSSQLVIGRYTERVREAIGSLPDQFHPVVFKSKVVSRTHGVFKVDDQGNWYVRDVKSSSGTFLNHQRLAQASVMSKDFPLKDGDILQLGMDFRGGTEEIYRCVKMRVELNKSWKMRANAFNKEALARLRNLQKLTVGLEEEDCSICLCKIKPCQAIFISPCSHSWHYQCIRRLVMTQYPQFVCPNCRSSCDLEASLDSDDEEDDGREGYCNEDVAIDSQVRSPLDVAIQEENEDDIQMLN; encoded by the coding sequence ATGGCAGGTGAATCTCAAAGAAGACGTGGCCAAAGTTTCAACTCTATTTTGACTTCATTTGGTATCAGACAGCAAACGAACGATTCTACATCGACTACAAATAGCCAATACGGAGTGCAGCCCATGGACATTCATCCATCTTCAAATCATACGCCTTCTCAAGTGAGTTTGACGTCAAATATCACGCCTACTGCGACGGGGGCAGCGCATGGTAACGTGATGAATAACGGGGGTACCGTTAATTTAACAAATATGCTTGGTACGACTCCTTTTGATCAGGAGGAGCCACCGCAGTCAATTTCTGTGGGGCCAACAAATTCTGCGACATTGGTGCAACCGGCGGCTTCGCAGGTTTCATCACAGCTGCCCATTACGTTGGTTTTAGGTCAACCAGACCAAGCCTTAACTAACAGCGGCAACCATAATATTGCATCGTCCGCTTTTGAGGGCAAAGACGCCTCTTCAGCGTCGCTGAAAAATGTACGCCACTTTATTTATCCAGCAGTTCCACCAATAGACGCCAATAAACTTCATTTAGATTTGCCTCAGGATGGAAGGCTAGTGGAGCTGCTGGATGATCATACGTTAAAGTTGCGTAGGGACAAAAATGGCTTATTTTCTATTAGGTTAACTCCTTTTATTGATCATTCTACAACAAATAATCCGGGCCTATTCTTTGATCCGATAGTAAGGACTGCTGGTCCAAGTTCTCAGTTGGTGATTGGTAGGTACACCGAGCGTGTTCGTGAAGCGATTGGGTCACTACCCGATCAATTTCATCCTGTTGTCTTTAAAAGCAAAGTTGTATCACGTACGCATGGAGTCTTTAAGGTTGACGACCAAGGAAATTGGTATGTTCGAGATGTGAAATCATCCTCTGGTACCTTTTTAAATCATCAAAGGTTAGCACAAGCCTCAGTGATGTCCAAAGACTTCCCTTTAAAAGATGGAGATATCTTACAACTGGGCATGGATTTCCGTGGTGGCACTGAGGAAATATATAGATGTGTCAAAATGAGGGTTGAGTTAAACAAATCATGGAAAATGAGGGCTAATGCATTTAATAAAGAGGCTCTAGCACGTCTAAGGAATCTACAGAAACTGACAGTTGGTcttgaagaggaagattGTTCAATCTGCCTATGCAAAATTAAACCCTGTCAAGCTATTTTTATATCTCCTTGTTCGCACAGTTGGCACTACCAATGTATACGTCGTTTAGTCATGACTCAGTACCCGCAGTTTGTCTGTCCAAACTGTAGGTCGTCTTGTGATTTGGAGGCTAGTCTGGATTCTGATGACGAGGAGGATGACGGAAGGGAAGGCTACTGTAATGAAGACGTTGCTATAGATTCTCAAGTGCGTAGCCCACTTGACGTGGCtattcaagaagaaaatgagGACGATATACAAATGTTGAACTAA
- the BZZ1 gene encoding Bzz1p (similar to Ashbya gossypii ACR266W), with product MCRRNMFLKILDPIVARFSLLHEIPHHFETILSGGFTIQNTTFRIRMSNISIGNDLRDSYTETRKWVISNTKWLQDLASFYRERAKLEKEYGDKLSALTKDYFSKKSNGTVVLSVGETPTITPGSLEAASQVAWNEVLTQTETISKDHKKLAKEFQLQIADEFTSLEKRCDQILGTIDSFNHELVNKRDFAYNSLEKAKRRYDESCQAMEAARLKQTKASSTKAQRKLDEREHEMNIAKNDYLIQVNQTNRLKDKYYFQDVPEALDLLQDLNESRIRVMNSIWKKAGGFERELHKRVEQRLDGADEIISQNYPHLDTSMFIKHNFREWKEPDDYQYIPSSVWHDDEHFAVCSDVELHDLKIRLAKAQNSYNRLQLVVHEEMSSLSRLNKKKQDMKTTNDTDPYAFQELLKQYLTTVVSFTTHETSKLEAEVEIESIQNNVSESHDLNTDNIDVSRRSKKPGMFGMFKRSAAVSKCNSGADEASEMSVDITSKSSPKHHGLHLFRTRRTRAVSTESSEIQSSRMDDSSSLMSITNEDNKVGNRVLFPYTKQDADEVTIVPGNIIGLIRQDDGSGWIKIRNITTGHEGFVPSTYVEINEVPTPFKPAPKAPPPRRNPTSLRTVIAVYDYAAKDFDEISIRAGDVIKVIRDDTGNGWTYGEVRGSRGLFPSNYCN from the coding sequence ATGTGCCGTCGGAACATGTTCTTAAAAATCCTCGACCCTATTGTGGCTAGATTCTCCCTTTTACATGAAATTCCGCATCATTTCGAGACCATATTATCAGGTGGATTCACCATCCAGAATACGACCTTTAGAATCAGAATGtctaatatttcaataGGTAATGATCTCAGAGATTCATATACGGAAACTCGGAAATGGGTCATTAGCAATACTAAATGGTTACAAGATCTAGCATCGTTTTATCGTGAACGGGCAAAGTTGGAGAAAGAGTATGGCGACAAACTATCAGCTTTGACAAAGGATTACTTTTCTAAAAAGAGCAATGGTACGGTTGTTTTATCAGTTGGGGAGACACCTACAATCACTCCGGGCTCGTTGGAGGCAGCTTCGCAGGTGGCTTGGAATGAGGTTTTGACTCAGACAGAAACTATCTCTAAGGACCACAAGAAATTGGCTAAAGAGTTCCAGTTGCAGATTGCAGACGAGTTTACCAGTTTAGAAAAGCGCTGTGATCAGATACTTGGCACTATTGATTCGTTTAACCATGAGCTTGTCAACAAGCGTGACTTTGCGTATAACAGTTTGGAAAAGGCCAAAAGGAGATATGATGAATCATGCCAAGCGATGGAAGCCGCAAGGTTGAAACAGACAAAGGCTTCTTCCACTAAGGCACAGCGGAAGCTTGATGAAAGAGAGCATGAAATGAATATTGCAAAAAATGACTATTTGATCCAGGTAAATCAAACTAACAGGCTTAAGGATAAGTACTATTTCCAGGATGTTCCTGAGGCGCTGGACTTGCTACAAGATCTAAATGAATCTAGAATCCGCGTTATGAACagtatttggaaaaagGCGGGTGGATTTGAGAGAGAATTGCACAAAAGAGTTGAGCAGAGGCTAGACGGTGCTGATGAGATCATTTCACAAAACTATCCTCATTTGGACACCTCGATGTTCATCAAGCATAACTTTCGCGAATGGAAGGAGCCTGATGattatcaatatattccGTCATCTGTATGgcatgatgatgaacaCTTTGCTGTTTGCTCTGACGTAGAACTACATGATTTGAAGATTAGATTAGCAAAGGCTCAAAATTCTTATAATCGATTACAGTTGGTTGTCCATGAAGAAATGTCTTCGTTATCTCGGTTAAATAAGAAGAAGCAAGACATGAAAACTACTAATGACACCGATCCATATGCATTTcaagaattgttgaaacaGTACTTAACTACTGTGGTTTCTTTTACAACCCATGAAACATCTAAATTAGAAGCTGAGGTAGAAATTGAGAGTATTCAAAACAATGTTAGCGAATCACATGATTTGAATACCGACAATATTGACGTCTCAAGAAGATCTAAGAAACCAGGCATGTTCGGAATGTTCAAACGGTCTGCTGCAGTTTCAAAATGCAATAGTGGTGCTGATGAAGCATCTGAAATGTCAGTAGATATAACATCGAAATCATCACCGAAGCATCACGGACTCCATCTATTCAGAACTAGGCGTACTCGTGCAGTGAGCACCGAATCTTCAGAAATTCAGAGTTCCCGTATGGATGATTCAAGTTCGTTGATGTCAATCACCAATGAAGATAACAAAGTTGGAAATCGTGTACTATTTCCCTACACTAAGCAAGATGCTGATGAAGTAACAATTGTTCCGGGCAATATTATAGGCCTGATACGGCAAGATGATGGTTCTGGTTGGATAAAGATTCGAAATATCACGACAGGGCATGAAGGCTTCGTTCCTTCAACTTATGTTGAGATTAATGAAGTTCCAACACCATTTAAGCCAGCACCTAAGGCTCCACCCCCAAGACGGAATCCAACTTCCTTGAGAACAGTTATCGCTGTCTATGATTATGCCGCCAAAGATTTCGACGAGATTAGCATTCGAGCAGGTGATGTAATCAAAGTAATTAGAGATGATACTGGTAATGGTTGGACTTATGGTGAAGTACGTGGCTCTAGAGGGTTGTTCCCAAGTAATTATTGTAACTAA